In a single window of the Terriglobia bacterium genome:
- a CDS encoding GAF domain-containing protein, with protein MSTTAQSTSPARTDSLLLEVADVVNATLDLDTLLRRVSELIRRVMNYEIFAILLLNEKTQEMKIRFQVGHPPELAERMRVKVGEGVTGLAAAKREAVLVNDVREMPNFIEGAKGVRSELAIPLIIKNRVIGVIDIEASVPNYFTEEHRDLLALVGSRIAIGIENARLYTRVSKQAKTLILLNEISREVTSILDLDQLLKRIGELLTRLIDYQMFSILLVDDSGKKLQHRFSLRFNESIHLKHDIALGNGLVGAAARLGQPVLVPDVSRDPRYIAVNPETRSELCVPLIYKEKVIGVLDLEHTRRAYFTEDHMRTMVTLAAQIAIAIENARLYEQIKRQEKRLEQDLLLARELQYRLLPHTTPTLGTAEVAAKFTPARTIGGDMYDFLSYAGNQTAIAIGDVSGKGAPAAIYAALVSGILRSHAAEEPGAAQMLEAINLSLAERPIEAQYVSIIYAVWDDTERVLQIANSGLPRPIYCHQGKVERIEATGLPLGLFPSAEYDEFTFRSAPGDVFVFFSDGILDARNAHGNTFGRERAEEIVARNCYKSADEIVSLIFHAVTDFVGDTEQFDDQSVVALKVRNPNAKPSPKRK; from the coding sequence ATGAGTACGACGGCACAATCTACATCACCGGCACGTACGGATTCGCTGCTACTGGAGGTGGCCGACGTCGTCAACGCGACGCTCGACCTCGACACCCTTCTGCGCCGCGTGTCGGAACTTATCCGCCGCGTTATGAATTACGAGATCTTCGCCATCCTGCTGCTGAATGAGAAAACGCAGGAGATGAAGATTCGGTTCCAGGTGGGCCATCCGCCGGAGCTGGCGGAACGGATGCGCGTGAAGGTTGGCGAGGGAGTGACCGGGCTGGCGGCGGCGAAGCGTGAAGCGGTACTGGTGAACGATGTTCGCGAGATGCCGAACTTCATTGAAGGCGCCAAAGGCGTGCGCTCCGAGCTGGCGATCCCGCTGATCATAAAGAACCGTGTTATCGGCGTCATCGATATCGAAGCATCAGTCCCGAACTACTTCACGGAAGAACACCGCGACCTCCTGGCGCTGGTCGGATCACGAATTGCCATCGGGATCGAGAACGCGCGGCTTTACACGCGGGTTTCGAAGCAGGCCAAAACGCTGATCCTGCTGAACGAGATCAGCCGTGAAGTTACGTCGATACTCGATCTCGATCAATTGCTGAAGCGCATCGGCGAACTGCTCACCCGTCTCATCGATTACCAGATGTTCAGCATCCTGCTCGTCGACGACAGCGGAAAGAAACTGCAGCACCGCTTCTCATTGCGCTTCAACGAAAGCATCCACCTGAAGCACGATATTGCACTCGGAAACGGACTCGTAGGCGCAGCGGCCAGACTCGGACAGCCGGTGCTGGTTCCGGACGTGAGCAGGGATCCACGGTATATCGCCGTGAACCCGGAGACGCGCTCAGAGCTGTGCGTTCCGCTCATCTATAAAGAGAAGGTCATCGGCGTTCTCGACCTCGAACACACGCGGCGAGCGTACTTCACGGAAGACCACATGCGTACGATGGTGACGCTGGCGGCGCAGATTGCCATCGCCATTGAAAATGCCCGGCTTTATGAGCAGATCAAGCGTCAGGAGAAGCGGCTCGAACAGGACCTGTTGCTGGCGCGCGAGTTGCAATATCGGCTGCTGCCGCATACGACGCCCACGTTAGGCACTGCGGAAGTAGCGGCAAAATTCACTCCTGCTCGTACCATCGGCGGCGATATGTACGATTTTCTGAGCTACGCCGGGAACCAGACCGCCATCGCGATCGGCGACGTCAGCGGGAAGGGCGCTCCGGCGGCGATCTACGCTGCGCTGGTCAGCGGGATTCTGCGGTCGCACGCTGCGGAAGAACCGGGCGCCGCGCAGATGCTCGAGGCGATCAATCTCTCTCTCGCGGAGCGTCCGATCGAAGCGCAGTATGTTTCGATCATTTACGCCGTGTGGGACGATACGGAACGCGTGCTGCAAATCGCCAACAGCGGACTTCCCCGCCCGATCTATTGCCACCAGGGAAAGGTCGAGCGTATCGAAGCCACAGGTTTGCCGCTGGGTTTGTTCCCGAGCGCGGAGTACGATGAGTTCACATTCCGCTCGGCGCCGGGCGACGTTTTCGTGTTCTTCAGCGACGGCATTCTCGACGCGCGCAATGCTCACGGAAATACGTTCGGGCGCGAACGCGCGGAAGAAATCGTCGCGCGTAATTGCTACAAGTCGGCCGACGAAATCGTCTCGCTGATCTTTCACGCGGTGACTGACTTCGTGGGCGATACGGAACAGTTCGACGATCAAAGCGTGGTGGCTCTCAAAGTACGAAATCCTAATGCGAAGCCATCGCCGAAAAGAAAGTGA
- the lysA gene encoding diaminopimelate decarboxylase, with the protein MTRPPKITARPPAFLYRNRDLHCESVPMSRLAAQHGTPLYVYSATTIRERFETFDAAFGRYPHTVCYSVKANSNLTILKMLAKMGAGFDVVSGGELERVLRADKTAAKRVVFSGVGKTAAEMDMALRAGILLFNLESEAELHVLAERAARLQKTARIAFRVNPHVHATTHPYITTGLREHKFGVNIDDAPRFYAEAAQMDWLEPVGVSVHIGSQITDVEPFRETMERITRLAHQLMRFGLNISLVDAGGGLGINYEGGTSGDFAKAARAYAKALLSSLRKEQFHLLLEPGRSIAAPAGALLTRVLYVKENSGKQFLIVDAGMNDLIRPSLYNAYHEIVPVEFERGESITADVVGPVCETGDFFARGRTLPPLKAGDLVAILDTGAYGMSITSNYNSRPRPAEVLVEGSKSRVILRRETFEDLIRTES; encoded by the coding sequence GTGACCCGACCACCTAAAATCACCGCTCGACCGCCAGCTTTCCTGTACCGCAACCGTGACCTCCATTGCGAATCCGTACCGATGTCGCGCCTCGCTGCGCAACACGGGACTCCCCTCTACGTATATTCCGCGACGACGATTCGCGAACGATTCGAGACATTCGACGCCGCCTTCGGTAGGTATCCGCACACTGTCTGCTATTCGGTGAAGGCTAATTCGAACCTGACAATCTTGAAGATGCTGGCGAAGATGGGCGCTGGGTTCGACGTCGTTTCCGGCGGAGAACTGGAGCGCGTCCTGCGGGCGGACAAGACAGCAGCGAAGCGAGTAGTCTTCTCCGGCGTCGGGAAGACCGCAGCAGAAATGGACATGGCGCTGCGGGCGGGAATACTGCTCTTTAACCTCGAGAGCGAAGCAGAGTTGCACGTATTGGCTGAGCGGGCGGCGCGTTTGCAGAAGACTGCGCGGATTGCATTTCGCGTGAATCCCCATGTCCATGCTACGACGCACCCGTACATCACTACCGGGCTGCGGGAACACAAGTTCGGCGTCAACATCGACGACGCTCCGCGGTTCTATGCTGAAGCCGCGCAGATGGACTGGTTGGAGCCCGTCGGGGTCAGCGTGCACATTGGATCGCAGATCACGGATGTCGAACCCTTCCGCGAAACCATGGAACGCATTACCAGGCTTGCACACCAGTTAATGCGTTTCGGGCTGAATATTTCGCTGGTGGATGCCGGCGGCGGACTTGGAATCAACTATGAGGGCGGAACTTCAGGCGATTTTGCCAAGGCCGCTCGCGCTTATGCGAAGGCACTTCTCAGTTCGCTGCGCAAAGAACAGTTCCATCTCCTGCTCGAACCCGGACGGTCGATCGCCGCGCCTGCCGGGGCGCTGCTTACGCGCGTTCTGTACGTAAAAGAGAACTCGGGCAAGCAGTTCCTCATTGTTGACGCCGGTATGAACGACCTGATCCGGCCATCGCTCTACAACGCGTATCACGAAATTGTTCCCGTCGAGTTCGAGCGCGGCGAATCGATTACGGCTGACGTGGTTGGACCAGTATGTGAGACCGGCGATTTCTTTGCGCGCGGCCGCACACTGCCGCCCCTCAAGGCCGGCGACCTCGTCGCCATCCTCGACACCGGCGCCTACGGAATGTCGATCACATCCAACTACAACTCGCGCCCAAGGCCCGCGGAAGTGCTGGTGGAAGGATCAAAGTCGCGGGTGATTCTACGGCGGGAGACATTCGAGGACCTGATAAGGACGGAGTCGTAG
- a CDS encoding response regulator transcription factor, which translates to MCVIAAHPMVLTQLQRILNAAPLYVDEQRLSVVNSESVQLPKATIYILDASSCPEGPATRVAQLLQQEPDANVLVLGEQFEESVAFELLNLGVKGLVTHESMDQQLPRALETISSGGLWVWRRMLSKFVDSLVGASRTHDTAHLPEVRMSQRERQIASALLKNLTNKEIANELNISERTVKFHVSNLLSKFKVQRRSDLLVLWYGQGPSTYDPRFSN; encoded by the coding sequence GTGTGTGTCATCGCCGCTCATCCGATGGTGCTCACGCAGTTGCAGCGCATCCTGAACGCTGCGCCCCTCTATGTCGACGAACAGCGGCTCTCCGTCGTGAACTCGGAGAGTGTACAGCTACCCAAAGCCACCATCTACATCCTCGACGCCTCCAGTTGTCCGGAAGGCCCAGCGACACGAGTCGCCCAACTACTCCAGCAGGAACCCGATGCCAACGTGCTGGTCCTGGGAGAGCAGTTTGAGGAGTCGGTGGCATTTGAACTGTTGAACCTCGGAGTAAAAGGCCTGGTGACACACGAAAGCATGGATCAGCAGTTGCCGCGCGCGCTGGAGACCATTTCGTCCGGTGGCCTGTGGGTTTGGCGCAGGATGCTTTCGAAATTCGTCGACAGCCTCGTTGGAGCCTCTCGCACACACGACACGGCACATCTGCCGGAAGTGCGCATGAGCCAGCGTGAACGGCAGATTGCCAGCGCGCTTCTCAAAAACCTGACCAACAAAGAGATTGCGAACGAACTGAACATCTCGGAGCGAACCGTAAAATTTCATGTCTCCAATCTTTTAAGCAAGTTCAAAGTCCAGCGACGCTCCGATCTTCTTGTTCTCTGGTACGGGCAGGGCCCGTCGACTTACGATCCGCGCTTCAGTAATTGA
- a CDS encoding amidohydrolase has protein sequence MIRNLQRIALIILLTFGFRLVAQQRPAADVILTNAKIWTVDPERPRAEAVAIIGDRIVAVGSAAEIDRWRGSATKIIDGGGKLVLPGFNDAHVHFSDGGHQLDSVDLRDATSQQEFKKRIAERAQHFPKEWMTGGNWDDQKWTPAKLPTRQLIDSVTPNTPVFVSRYDGHMALANSVALKIADITKTTKAPPGGEIVRDANGEPTGVLKDAAMDLVYSKIPPPTRAELTRIIRRAMAHASRLGLTSVQDMAVPYEDVSVFSELAEKNELTTRIYVAPLIANWQDQAKIGIRHAFGTSYLRMGALKGFADGSLGSSTAYFFKPYADDPKNRGLLAEDMIPLSKMRDRLIGLDAAGLQSCIHAIGDEAISDVLDLYQDVVNKNGPKDRRFRIEHAQHMAPKDFDRFRQLDVIASVQPYHAIDDGRWAEKRIGAERAKATYAFRTFLDNKVRLAFGTDWPVAPLNPLLTIYAAVTRETLDGKNPDGWYPEQKLKVSEAVEAYTMGSAYAEFQDKEKGSITPGKLADMVMLSDDIFAIKPDAIKDVTVQMTMVGGKVVYPMKEQ, from the coding sequence ATGATTCGCAATCTTCAACGCATCGCTCTCATAATTCTTCTCACGTTCGGTTTCCGCCTCGTGGCCCAACAGCGGCCTGCCGCCGACGTCATCCTGACCAACGCAAAAATCTGGACGGTCGATCCGGAGCGTCCGAGAGCCGAAGCCGTGGCGATCATCGGCGACCGCATTGTCGCCGTCGGCTCCGCCGCCGAGATTGATCGCTGGCGAGGCTCCGCCACGAAAATCATCGACGGGGGCGGCAAACTCGTGCTGCCAGGCTTCAACGACGCACACGTTCATTTCTCCGACGGCGGTCACCAACTAGATAGCGTCGATCTGCGCGATGCGACGTCGCAACAAGAGTTCAAGAAGAGAATCGCAGAGCGCGCCCAGCATTTCCCGAAGGAGTGGATGACCGGCGGCAACTGGGACGACCAGAAGTGGACTCCGGCGAAGCTGCCGACCAGGCAACTCATCGATTCGGTCACGCCGAACACGCCCGTCTTCGTCAGTCGCTATGACGGGCACATGGCGCTGGCTAACAGCGTGGCGCTAAAGATCGCGGATATTACGAAAACGACGAAAGCGCCTCCGGGTGGCGAGATCGTAAGGGATGCGAACGGCGAGCCCACCGGCGTCCTGAAAGATGCGGCGATGGACCTGGTGTACTCGAAGATTCCGCCGCCGACTCGCGCCGAACTCACCAGGATCATTCGTCGCGCCATGGCGCACGCGTCGCGCCTCGGCCTCACCAGCGTGCAGGACATGGCTGTGCCGTACGAGGATGTCTCGGTCTTCTCGGAACTCGCCGAGAAGAACGAGTTGACCACGCGGATATACGTCGCGCCGCTGATTGCGAACTGGCAGGACCAGGCGAAGATCGGCATACGGCACGCCTTCGGAACGTCGTATCTCCGGATGGGCGCACTCAAAGGTTTTGCGGACGGCTCGCTCGGCTCGAGCACCGCGTACTTCTTCAAGCCCTATGCAGATGATCCGAAGAATCGCGGTCTGCTAGCGGAGGATATGATCCCGCTGTCCAAGATGCGCGACCGTTTGATCGGGCTCGATGCCGCCGGTTTGCAGTCGTGCATTCACGCCATCGGCGATGAGGCGATCTCCGACGTGCTCGATCTTTACCAGGACGTTGTCAACAAGAACGGCCCGAAGGATCGGCGCTTCCGCATCGAGCACGCGCAGCATATGGCCCCCAAGGATTTCGATCGCTTTCGCCAGTTGGATGTGATCGCTTCAGTGCAGCCGTACCATGCGATTGATGACGGCCGCTGGGCGGAGAAGAGAATTGGCGCGGAGCGCGCGAAGGCAACGTATGCCTTCCGCACTTTCCTGGACAACAAAGTCCGGCTCGCCTTCGGCACCGATTGGCCGGTTGCGCCGCTCAACCCGCTGCTGACCATCTACGCCGCCGTAACGCGCGAAACGCTCGACGGCAAGAATCCGGACGGATGGTATCCCGAGCAGAAGTTGAAAGTGAGCGAGGCCGTCGAGGCGTATACCATGGGTTCGGCTTACGCGGAATTCCAAGACAAGGAAAAAGGCTCCATCACGCCGGGAAAACTTGCGGATATGGTGATGCTGAGTGATGATATCTTTGCTATTAAGCCCGACGCCATCAAAGACGTAACCGTGCAAATGACCATGGTGGGGGGCAAGGTGGTTTATCCCATGAAGGAACAGTGA
- a CDS encoding NAD(+)/NADH kinase — MKTAAIISKPSKQELHQIVPEVLRWFADHDYQVTIDLETATYAAHDRVVPRDKIGELRPDFALVLGGDGTLLSAARAVSPQGIPILGVNLGSLGFLTEVPLSELYETLAQIDACRCPVESRSVLECRLVRDGNCLETYYALNDVVVNKSAIARLVAFDLFIDDAFVVQYKADGVITSTPTGSTAYSLAAGGPVLMPSVDAFVITPVCPHALTHRPLVVRDTVDVQLVINTDGEQAFLTIDGQVGIPVLSGDHVHCRKSTHSVSLFRMRRTFFDVLRNKLKWGQR, encoded by the coding sequence ATGAAAACTGCCGCTATCATTTCCAAGCCGTCGAAGCAGGAGTTGCACCAGATTGTCCCCGAAGTTCTGCGATGGTTCGCCGACCACGACTACCAGGTAACCATTGACCTGGAGACCGCCACCTACGCCGCGCACGATCGCGTCGTCCCTCGCGACAAAATCGGCGAGTTGAGACCCGATTTCGCGTTGGTGCTCGGTGGTGACGGGACGCTGCTTTCCGCCGCGCGCGCCGTTTCTCCGCAGGGCATACCCATCCTCGGCGTCAATCTCGGCTCGCTCGGATTCCTGACCGAAGTTCCGCTCAGCGAACTTTATGAAACGCTGGCGCAGATTGACGCCTGCCGCTGCCCGGTCGAATCGCGCTCGGTACTTGAATGTCGTCTGGTGCGCGACGGAAACTGCCTGGAAACGTATTACGCGCTGAACGACGTTGTGGTGAACAAGAGCGCAATCGCGCGGCTCGTGGCTTTCGATCTGTTCATCGACGACGCTTTTGTCGTTCAGTACAAGGCGGATGGAGTGATCACCTCGACGCCAACGGGTTCCACCGCGTATTCGCTTGCAGCGGGCGGGCCTGTGCTCATGCCGAGCGTGGATGCTTTCGTGATTACCCCGGTGTGTCCGCATGCGCTCACGCATCGGCCGCTGGTCGTGCGAGACACCGTGGACGTTCAACTCGTCATCAATACCGACGGCGAGCAGGCCTTTCTCACCATCGACGGCCAGGTCGGCATTCCCGTCCTCAGCGGCGATCATGTTCATTGCCGTAAATCGACGCACTCCGTCTCGCTTTTCCGTATGAGACGCACTTTCTTTGATGTACTACGTAACAAGTTGAAGTGGGGGCAGCGGTAA